The Pelagibacterium nitratireducens genome segment GGCGACGCGAATGTGCGGGCGGTCTGGCTGTTTTCGCGCAACGACGCGATCGGAAACGCAGCCGTCGTCGTGGCGGCAGGCCTGGTGGCTTGGACCGGAACGGCTTGGCCGGACCTCGTCGTCGCCGCCGTGATCGCCGGCCTGTTCCTGCAGTCGTCCTGGTCGATCATCCGCGACGCCCGCAGCGATTTGCGGGAAGCTTCGTCGACACGGCGGAGCGCTCCGGCATGATATCGAGCCGCGAACCCGACCGCTCCTTCACGAACCGCGCCTTGTCGATCAGCTCGATCCGGACAACCTGTCACGGAGGAGCATGAGCACTTGGATATGGGCTGCTGTCCTGTTGGCCGCCGTTTTCGCGGCGGCGTGGGGTTCCGATCATCTGGCGGAGCCCCTTCGTAAGTTGCGCAAACAGTGGGGGCTTTCGGCGGCTGCTGGCGGCTCTCTGATTGGCATCGCCACTGCAAGCCCGGAAGTCGGTGTCAACGTTACCAGCGCCGTGCGGGGCGTGACCGATATCGGCTTGGGGGCAATGCTCGGCTCGACCGCCATCGGCATCCCCGCGCTCGTTTCCGTCGGCTATATCGCAACGCGCAAGCGCGACATTCCCGATGATCCGGGACATCAACAGCACCTGCGCGAGCACCTATTGCGTGTTGATCCGAAAGCAGCAACCGTGCAGGCTCTTCCATATCTCGGCATATTGGCGCTCGCGGCTCTCCTGATCCTTCCTGCGCCCTGGCAGGGGCTACAGCCAATTGATGGCGGGGTCCTGTTGGCCGCCTATGCCGCCTATGCCGCCCAGGCATTTTTTCGCGGCCGCGAGAAGCCCGAGCAGGTCGAGTGGTCGCGCAAGGGGATATGGATGGCGGTCGCCGGCGTTGGGGTTCTCGCACTCGGCGCCTATTTCACCGTCATCTCGACCCAAAATCTAGTGCAGGCGTTTGGCATCTCGCCGATCATCGGCGGCCTGTTCATCACTGCGCCGGTTGCCGCCCTGCCAGAGATCTTCGCGTCCTGGAAGGTGTCGCGGAGCGGCCAGATCACGCCGGCACTCACCAACATCATCGGCGATCACGCCATGACCATGACGGTCGGATTTCTGCCCTTGGCGCTTGTCGGGACGCAGATCGACAACTTCCGGCTGGTCTGGGTAAGTTTCGTCTTTGTCGCGCTTATGCCTGCGCTCTACGCGGCGTTCGTCCGCTGGGGCGGGTCCGAACCCGGCTTCCGCCGCTGGCAGGTTCTTAC includes the following:
- a CDS encoding sodium:calcium antiporter, which codes for MSTWIWAAVLLAAVFAAAWGSDHLAEPLRKLRKQWGLSAAAGGSLIGIATASPEVGVNVTSAVRGVTDIGLGAMLGSTAIGIPALVSVGYIATRKRDIPDDPGHQQHLREHLLRVDPKAATVQALPYLGILALAALLILPAPWQGLQPIDGGVLLAAYAAYAAQAFFRGREKPEQVEWSRKGIWMAVAGVGVLALGAYFTVISTQNLVQAFGISPIIGGLFITAPVAALPEIFASWKVSRSGQITPALTNIIGDHAMTMTVGFLPLALVGTQIDNFRLVWVSFVFVALMPALYAAFVRWGGSEPGFRRWQVLTLVGAYATYVAVVVVWVLELV